The proteins below come from a single Diceros bicornis minor isolate mBicDic1 chromosome 3, mDicBic1.mat.cur, whole genome shotgun sequence genomic window:
- the GARIN1A gene encoding Golgi-associated RAB2 interactor protein 1A, with the protein MNKIRGLPPEVREPGPGVELGVEDGLLCQLIHSPEFNLFSDSAVFESNFIQVTKPGNWMDVCEGSTTVILGVTSSVPSLPLPNILLMANVTWPQGQSSTWSPPGCAPVITLSRILPLKYVELRICDRLQRILRVRTVTEKIYYLRLHEKHPEAVFQFWIRLVKILQKGLSITTKDPRIQFTHCLVPRMPSSSTETTPESSLPSSSQPSESFLLSAAEQTSGSFSHLTGRSQLTADRNSDTAIETDDFNSCKTLSPVASPVNMNVPMRATLSHSLWEQDNPEEHFLQTPVASALGQNFLGP; encoded by the exons ATGAATAAAATTAGGGGCCTTCCACCTGAGGTCAGGGAACCAGGCCCTGGAGTAGAACTTGGGGTGGAAGATGGCCTTCTTTGTCAACTGATTCATTCTCCAGAATTCAACCTCTTCTCCGACTCGGCGGTGTTTGAAAGCAACTTTATCCAG GTCACTAAGCCCGGGAACTGGATGGATGTCTGTGAAGGGTCTACCACTGTGATCCTCGGGGTGACCTCCTCGGTGCCCTCCTTGCCACTCCCCAACATCCTCCTGATGGCCAACGTCACCTGGCCGCAGGGTCAGTCTTCCACTTGGAGCCCACCTGGTTGTGCTCCAGTCATCACCCTCAGCAG GATTCTCCCCCTGAAGTATGTGGAGCTGCGAATCTGCGACCGGCTCCAACGCATCCTGAGGGTTAGGACGGTGACTGAAAAGATCTACTACCTGAGGCTCCATGAAAAACATCCAGAGGCCGTGTTTCAATTCTGGATCCGCTTGGTGAAAATTCTGCAGAAAGGTCTGTCCATCACCACCAAAGACCCAAGAATCCAGTTCACTCACTGCCTGGTGCCCAGGATGCCCAGCAGCTCCACCGAAACAACA CCTGAAAGCAGCCTCCCGTCATCCTCCCAGCCCAGTGAAAGCTTCCTGCTGTCGGCAGCTGAGCAGACAAGTGGCAGTTTCTCACATCTCACAGGAAGGTCTCAGCTCACAGCAGACAG AAACTCTGACACTGCCATTGAGACAGATGATTTCAACAGCTGCAAGACACTCTCACCTGTGGCATCTCCAGTCAATATGAATGTACCCATGAGAGCCACCTTGAGCCACAGCCTCTGGGAACAAGACAATCCGGAGGAGCACTTCCTTCAGACTCCTGTAGCCAGTGCCCTTGGACAGAACTTTTTGGGACCCTGA